From one Streptosporangiales bacterium genomic stretch:
- a CDS encoding ABC transporter permease subunit (The N-terminal region of this protein, as described by TIGR01726, is a three transmembrane segment that identifies a subfamily of ABC transporter permease subunits, which specificities that include histidine, arginine, glutamine, glutamate, L-cystine (sic), the opines (in Agrobacterium) octopine and nopaline, etc.), producing MAMSKRKRGQVTRAVQYVVLVAAIGVLALVADWGEIVRAFFNLPVAAEQIPAIFTTALVNTLIYSLLGFGFGLLLALPLALMKLSSVPPYRWIATTYIEFFRGVPALLVFVTFGFGVPLAFQLRFDIYSTVMLSLGLVGAAYMAETIRAGIQAVDTGQVEAARSLGMSQGRTMITVVIPQAFRIVLPPLTNELILLTKDSSLIYLLGLARDQYELTKFGREALNTSLSLTPLLFTGLCYLIITIPLSYLSRRLERQTGGKTVGSPEATGVQVQA from the coding sequence ATGGCAATGTCCAAGCGGAAGCGCGGCCAGGTAACCCGCGCTGTGCAGTACGTCGTGCTCGTCGCGGCGATCGGGGTGTTGGCGCTCGTCGCGGACTGGGGCGAGATCGTCCGCGCGTTCTTCAACCTCCCGGTCGCCGCCGAGCAGATACCTGCGATCTTCACCACGGCGCTGGTGAACACGCTGATCTACTCGCTGCTCGGGTTCGGCTTCGGGCTGCTGCTCGCGTTGCCGCTGGCGCTGATGAAGCTGTCGTCGGTGCCGCCCTACCGGTGGATCGCCACCACGTACATCGAGTTCTTCCGCGGGGTGCCCGCCCTGCTCGTCTTCGTGACGTTCGGCTTCGGCGTGCCGCTGGCGTTCCAGCTGCGCTTCGACATCTACTCCACGGTGATGTTGTCGCTCGGCCTGGTCGGCGCCGCGTACATGGCCGAGACCATCCGGGCGGGCATCCAGGCGGTCGACACCGGGCAGGTCGAGGCCGCGCGGTCGCTCGGCATGTCGCAGGGGCGCACGATGATCACCGTGGTGATCCCGCAGGCGTTCCGCATCGTGCTGCCGCCGCTGACCAACGAACTGATCCTGCTGACCAAGGACTCGTCGCTGATCTACCTGCTCGGCCTGGCCAGGGACCAGTACGAGCTCACCAAGTTCGGCCGCGAAGCGCTCAACACCAGCCTGTCGCTGACGCCGCTGCTGTTCACCGGGCTGTGCTACCTGATCATCACCATCCCGCTGTCGTACCTGTCCCGCAGGCTCGAGCGGCAGACGGGCGGCAAGACCGTCGGCTCACCGGAGGCCACCGGAGTGCAGGTGCAGGCATGA